A region from the Canis lupus dingo isolate Sandy chromosome 9, ASM325472v2, whole genome shotgun sequence genome encodes:
- the HAP1 gene encoding huntingtin-associated protein 1 isoform X5 has protein sequence MRPRGSGQGAAGRRVRPGAPARVPLAPRPAASPAPEPSARPERGPAHAPAGAQAAGSRSACVSGPQARARPTSKAGSAAGAPRTSTFSVLQGNAQAVPRSLDAPWTRFIFQGPLGPRAAGLGTGKAAGIWKTPAARMGRRPGVSGPDRAAFIRELEEALCPDRPLPVKITQEDVKVMLNLLEERERDLNTAARIGQSLVKQNSVLMAENSKLEAMLGSAREEILHLRHQVSLRDDLLRLYSDSEEEEEEEEEEGEEEEEEEEEEETEEEEEEEEEEEQHDHPYGASELTSLGEPESLHFCPQLEALQEQLRLLEVENEQLREEASQLDALEEEEQMLILDCVEQFSEASQQMAELSEVLALRMESHDQQRREVTQLRTQVLKLQRRCQSYGVETEKLQQQLVLEKEIQMRLQDENLQVASQLQGLQEKYTERGGMLTEAQEEVKTLRQQASVSTGPVTHYTYTAPLDALPGFQETLAEELRMSIRRIISDPVFFMERNHGTTADEMPHLGYKLRCGEAREQGQGFEAEKGLMRAEDFVAEDFVPSEESVPEEEPGTAEEVVPADERSTEEAELVSEETEAWEEVEPQLDETTKQTKQTNTVTSTLEATGLGSSHLSMKHVLQQLANWQDSGYRRQLRRRMLQEGILAQYPGCKG, from the exons ATGCGTCCTAGGGGGTCGGGCCAGGGCGCCGCGGGGCGCCGCGTGAGGCCCGGGGCTCCGGCGCGAGTCCCCCTCGCACCCCGCCCCGCGGCCAGTCCCGCTCCGGAGCCCTCTGCGCGGCCCGAGCGCGGCCCTGCGCACGCACCCGCGGGGGCGCAGGCGGCAGGCTCCAGGTCCGCGTGCGTCTCGGGACCCCAGGCCCGCGCTCGCCCCACCTCCAAGGCCGGATCGGCGGCAGGAGCCCCGCGCACGTCCACATTCTCCGTTCTCCAGGGGAATGCCCAGGCCGTGCCCCGCAGCTTGGACGCGCCATGGACCCGCTTCATATTCCAGGGGCCCTTGGGTCCCCGGGCCGCTGGCCTGGGGACTGGGAAGGCGGCAGGCATCTGGAAGACGCCGGCCGCCCGCATGGGCCGTCGGCCTGGGGTGTCGGGCCCCGACCGTGCCGCCTTCATTCGGGAGCTGGAGGAAG CTCTGTGCCCTGACAGACCCCTGCCAGTCAAGATCACCCAAGAAGATGTCAAAGTGATGTTAAATTTGCTAGAGGAG AGAGAGCGGGACCTAAATACGGCGGCTCGCATTGGCCAGTCCCTGGTGAAGCAGAACAGTGTTCTGATGGCGGAGAACAGCAAGCTGGAAGCCATGCTGGGCTCAGCCAGGGAGGAG ATTTTACACCTGAGACACCAGGTGAGCTTGCGAGATGATCTCCTTCGGCTCTACTCAGactctgaggaggaggaggaagaagaagaggaagagggggaagaggaagaagaggaggaggaggaagaagagacagaggaggaggaggaagaggaggaagaggaggagcagcaTGATCATCCCTATGGAGCCTCTGAGCT GACTTCTCTGGGGGAGCCGGAGTCACTGCACTTCTGCCCACAGCTGGAAGCCCTCCAGGAGCAGCTGAGGCTGCTGGAGGTGGAGAACGAGCAGCTGAGAGAGGAG gcCTCTCAACTCGAcgccctggaggaggaggagcagatgcTCATCCTGGATTGTGTGGAGCAGTTTT ccGAGGCCAGCCAGCAGATGGCCGAGCTGTCAGAGGTGCTGGCGCTCAGGATGGAGAGCCATGACCAGCAGCGGAGGGAGGTCACCCAGCTGCGGACCCAGGTCTTGAAGTTGCAGCGACGCTGCCAGTCG TATGGGGTCGAGACGGAGAAGTTGCAGCAGCAGCTGGTTTTGGAGAAAGAAATCCAGATGCGGCTCCAGGATGAG AACCTGCAGGTGGCTTCCCAGCTGCAGGGCCTGCAGGAGAAGTACACGGAGCGTGGGGGCATGCTGACCGAGGCCCAGGAGGAGGTGAAGACCCTCCGCCAGCAGGCCTCTGTGTCCACTGGCCCTGTCACCCACTACACATACACTGCACCTCTG GATGCCCTTCCTGGTTTCCAGGAGACCCTGGCCGAGGAGCTCAGAATGTCTATAAGGAGGATTATCTCAGACCCTGTGTTTTTTATGGAAAG GAATCATGGAACTACTGCAGACGAGATGCCACACCTGGG GTACAAGCTGCGCTGCGGTGAGGCACGAGAGCAGGGACAGGGGTTCGAGGCTGAGAAGGGGTTAATGAGAGCAGAGGATTTTGTGGCAGAAGATTTTGTGCCTTCGGAGGAGTCAGTACCTGAGGAAGAGCCAGGGACTGCAGAAGAGGTGGTGCCAGCTGATGAGAGGTCGACAGAAGAGGCGGAGCTTGTGTCCGAGGAGACTGAGGCCTGGGAGGAAGTGGAACCACAGCTGGATGAGACAACGAAGCAGACGAAGCAGACGAACAC
- the HAP1 gene encoding huntingtin-associated protein 1 isoform X4, which translates to MRPRGSGQGAAGRRVRPGAPARVPLAPRPAASPAPEPSARPERGPAHAPAGAQAAGSRSACVSGPQARARPTSKAGSAAGAPRTSTFSVLQGNAQAVPRSLDAPWTRFIFQGPLGPRAAGLGTGKAAGIWKTPAARMGRRPGVSGPDRAAFIRELEEALCPDRPLPVKITQEDVKVMLNLLEERERDLNTAARIGQSLVKQNSVLMAENSKLEAMLGSAREEILHLRHQVSLRDDLLRLYSDSEEEEEEEEEEGEEEEEEEEEEETEEEEEEEEEEEQHDHPYGASELTSLGEPESLHFCPQLEALQEQLRLLEVENEQLREEASQLDALEEEEQMLILDCVEQFSEASQQMAELSEVLALRMESHDQQRREVTQLRTQVLKLQRRCQSYGVETEKLQQQLVLEKEIQMRLQDENLQVASQLQGLQEKYTERGGMLTEAQEEVKTLRQQASVSTGPVTHYTYTAPLDALPGFQETLAEELRMSIRRIISDPVFFMERNHGTTADEMPHLGYKLRCGEAREQGQGFEAEKGLMRAEDFVAEDFVPSEESVPEEEPGTAEEVVPADERSTEEAELVSEETEAWEEVEPQLDETTKQTKQTNTVTSTLEATGLGSSHLSMKHVLQQLANWQDSGYRRQLRRRMLQEGGCSHRGLPSARTSCRSSSL; encoded by the exons ATGCGTCCTAGGGGGTCGGGCCAGGGCGCCGCGGGGCGCCGCGTGAGGCCCGGGGCTCCGGCGCGAGTCCCCCTCGCACCCCGCCCCGCGGCCAGTCCCGCTCCGGAGCCCTCTGCGCGGCCCGAGCGCGGCCCTGCGCACGCACCCGCGGGGGCGCAGGCGGCAGGCTCCAGGTCCGCGTGCGTCTCGGGACCCCAGGCCCGCGCTCGCCCCACCTCCAAGGCCGGATCGGCGGCAGGAGCCCCGCGCACGTCCACATTCTCCGTTCTCCAGGGGAATGCCCAGGCCGTGCCCCGCAGCTTGGACGCGCCATGGACCCGCTTCATATTCCAGGGGCCCTTGGGTCCCCGGGCCGCTGGCCTGGGGACTGGGAAGGCGGCAGGCATCTGGAAGACGCCGGCCGCCCGCATGGGCCGTCGGCCTGGGGTGTCGGGCCCCGACCGTGCCGCCTTCATTCGGGAGCTGGAGGAAG CTCTGTGCCCTGACAGACCCCTGCCAGTCAAGATCACCCAAGAAGATGTCAAAGTGATGTTAAATTTGCTAGAGGAG AGAGAGCGGGACCTAAATACGGCGGCTCGCATTGGCCAGTCCCTGGTGAAGCAGAACAGTGTTCTGATGGCGGAGAACAGCAAGCTGGAAGCCATGCTGGGCTCAGCCAGGGAGGAG ATTTTACACCTGAGACACCAGGTGAGCTTGCGAGATGATCTCCTTCGGCTCTACTCAGactctgaggaggaggaggaagaagaagaggaagagggggaagaggaagaagaggaggaggaggaagaagagacagaggaggaggaggaagaggaggaagaggaggagcagcaTGATCATCCCTATGGAGCCTCTGAGCT GACTTCTCTGGGGGAGCCGGAGTCACTGCACTTCTGCCCACAGCTGGAAGCCCTCCAGGAGCAGCTGAGGCTGCTGGAGGTGGAGAACGAGCAGCTGAGAGAGGAG gcCTCTCAACTCGAcgccctggaggaggaggagcagatgcTCATCCTGGATTGTGTGGAGCAGTTTT ccGAGGCCAGCCAGCAGATGGCCGAGCTGTCAGAGGTGCTGGCGCTCAGGATGGAGAGCCATGACCAGCAGCGGAGGGAGGTCACCCAGCTGCGGACCCAGGTCTTGAAGTTGCAGCGACGCTGCCAGTCG TATGGGGTCGAGACGGAGAAGTTGCAGCAGCAGCTGGTTTTGGAGAAAGAAATCCAGATGCGGCTCCAGGATGAG AACCTGCAGGTGGCTTCCCAGCTGCAGGGCCTGCAGGAGAAGTACACGGAGCGTGGGGGCATGCTGACCGAGGCCCAGGAGGAGGTGAAGACCCTCCGCCAGCAGGCCTCTGTGTCCACTGGCCCTGTCACCCACTACACATACACTGCACCTCTG GATGCCCTTCCTGGTTTCCAGGAGACCCTGGCCGAGGAGCTCAGAATGTCTATAAGGAGGATTATCTCAGACCCTGTGTTTTTTATGGAAAG GAATCATGGAACTACTGCAGACGAGATGCCACACCTGGG GTACAAGCTGCGCTGCGGTGAGGCACGAGAGCAGGGACAGGGGTTCGAGGCTGAGAAGGGGTTAATGAGAGCAGAGGATTTTGTGGCAGAAGATTTTGTGCCTTCGGAGGAGTCAGTACCTGAGGAAGAGCCAGGGACTGCAGAAGAGGTGGTGCCAGCTGATGAGAGGTCGACAGAAGAGGCGGAGCTTGTGTCCGAGGAGACTGAGGCCTGGGAGGAAGTGGAACCACAGCTGGATGAGACAACGAAGCAGACGAAGCAGACGAACAC